One Pseudobutyrivibrio xylanivorans genomic window, ATATTTTTTCATCAACTCAGCCTGCCAACTCATTGTCTTTTTGTCTAGTAAATTATAATAATTCTTGTTTAATGGTACATGAGGCTGATAATGACCATCAAAATACTGTTTTGCCCCCTTTACTGCTGTCCATTCAGTGTATCCTTCCCCCCACCATTCATTATTCTCTTTTATCTCATGAAACTGAGGGAGATACATTGATATTACTTTTAACATAATCATTTACCCCGACATAGTAATCCTTATATTAGATCTATCCAATAATCATTTTAGGTGTAATAAAAGGTTTCACATAGTTATGTAAATACTCCTCATTTCTGTTAAAACCGCATACATAATCACCAAAGTTTTTTTCCATTTGTTTAAAAGCAATGACTTCAAAATCTTTAAATCCGAGTTTTGCATAGTATTCGTCAATTGATAAGAAATTCTTATAATATGCCATATATACACAGTATAATTCCTTACATGCTCGCCAAGAAACGAAACGATATGGTATTGGAAAATCAAATACCCACTCAAAATCTATCGCATATGCATTACCTGTATCGTCTATGATAATGTTTGAGAAAAGTAAATCTATATTAGTTATTCTGTAACTCATTGAATTCTCGACATAAATGTCACCAAATACTTCTGTAAAGCTTGTCGTCTTTTCAAATTGAATTAAATTATCCTTATCAGGTTGATAATATTTATTTATCAATTCATCAACACTTTTTATAAATTCATCTGAATCATTTCGATACTTATATAATATTTCAACAAGTGTTTTACCTTTGATATAGCCCGAATAATACTTCCCTTCTTTAATGAATCCACAACCTTTTTTTAACATATTATTCGCAGGAACCCAGTTTTCTTCATTCTCTTTTATTCTTTTTATATGAGAAAAAGCCTCCTCTGTTAGTGCCGATTTAACAACTCTAACACCATCTTCCGTATTTGTTATCTTTGTCGAAATACGATACTCACATTTTCTTTCTCTATTATACTTAGCAAATAAGACATCTTCTTCAAATTCTTTCCCCGCTATTATTAAAAATGAATTAGACATATATTCAAACATTCCATCCGAAGAAATCTGATCATTTGCCACATCCTCCATAAAATTATATATACGCGTCTTAGAATAATTGGTTTTATATGTCCGTATATCTCCTGGTTTCGGTAATATATCCTGAGAATATATCTTCATAGGCAGCTTATAATCAGGAACTGGATAGTAAAAATTGCATTTTAAAAGCCCCACTTCTTTTAGCATTTCCCTAAGCTCATTTCCAGAGAATGTTCTAACATCATGACATCCCACATAATCATTTATTCCAACATATGGTTGCCCCATATGGTCTTCAGGTGCTCCATTCAAATATTTCAGCCCAATCTTGTTTTCAATTGCAATTATTATTTTCCCCTTATTTGATAAATGCTTTTTCACAATTCTAAGTAGATTCGTGTAAGGGTGTTTTCCATGAATATAAAGGCCTGCATACTCCAATACTCCAATCAATGTAATAACATCATATTGACCTAGCTTCTTCTCCACATCTTGAAAATTACCTAAGTATATCTTTATATTGTTCTTATTCTTATTTCTTTCCGCATTAATAAGTGTCCTTCTCTGAGATAATTCTACACAATCCACTGACTTTGCTTTATTAGATAAAACACTTGTTACTGCCCCACATCCCGATCCAATTTCAAGCACTTTACTATTTCTATCTATATTACACCATTCAATTATATTCTCTCTTATATCTGATAAATGATATAAAACAGCCCACTCGTTGCTACTATGTAGAATCTTACTCTCCTCATTCATGACTATGGCATCATAAATCGTATTCTCAATGCTCCCATCTGAATACAGATCCTCTCCAGGATAGAATTCATAATCTATAAGAACACCTCCAACTGAATTTACCATTTTTCCCATAGCATTCTCCTATAATCTACACCCATATTGATTAAATTCTCTTCTACAGATTTTGCTATACTCTCATCTTCTATGGCTATAATAACTCTACTTTCAGAATTAATTATTTCACTAGGTGACTCTATGCATCTTCCAAACATTGGTTGTATTCGTTTATAGTTTTTATCCACCCAGTGCTCAATTGTATATTCTGAACTCAATTCATCATATATAAGTTTTCCTATTTTTCCTGCACCATAAATAGATACTAGACATCCTTTATCTATCTTCTCTTGCAATTTATATATGCTATCTCTTAAATTCTCTGTTTCAACCTCAATACCACATCCAGTAAACAATTGAATATATAATTCATCAAATGTCTTTTCTGTCCACTTTATAAGACCTTGCTGAGGTACGATGATATCGTTGCCATTTAATATATTGTTATAATGCCCATGCCATCCCCTTGTTTTATTTTCAACCATATATCTTGGTTTTCTATCATTAAAAATCTTTTTATTGGCATGCTCATATGATCGTAGTGGATAGTGCCTATTTAATATTTTCAACGGAAAGACTTTCGGATCATCAATTTTCGCTAAATGCCCACCTGATTGTTTTAAATCAATATTCTCACATTTCTTCCATGTTTTTGTCTGTTCAAAATGAGCTTTTCTATGACCGAAATCAAACCAAGTATCTTTCATAAAAATAGAGCTATCATCACGCTTTGTCACCTTAAAATCTATCACGGTGTTTTCTATCAGGTTATATCCCAAAGAATCAATATAATATATCGCCTCTTTTAACGTCACACCTTTCCACGGAGCAACTCTGTATTCATCAGCGTCATAATGAATATACCAATTATAATTTAGTTTTTTGCTTATATTTTCAGAAAGCATCAGTTGATTATACCAATCATAATAATCTTTTCTTTCATTTTCAGGATACCTTCTTCCAAAAACCCTTTGAGGAAAATTATTAACTAATTTTTTTATAATTTCATACGTTCCATCAGTCGACCAGTTGTCTATAAGATATACATCTATGCCCTGTGACAAAAGATACATTGTCGTCTGTTCTATTACATCCTCCTCATTATAAACATGTATTATGGCCAGCACTTTAAATTCATCAGGTACCTTGCGATAACAAAAACTAAAACACGGCCCATAAAAATTAACTTTTATATCCTTGTCTAATTCTGAAAGACAATAACCGCTAGCTTCTACACTATTATCTATTGTCAAAATAATATTGTTTTCTTTCAATAATTCTATAATATGATTTAACTCAGTCTTATCCCCCACCATTTTATTCAAATATACAACAGCATTCGCAGGTTGTGCTTTAGAAAGATTCTTCACCCTTGTTTTTAAATATTTATCTTTTATAAATTCAACTTCATCATTTGCATATATAATATCGCTTCTATTGCATTGAAGGAATCTAAGTAACAATGTGGAAAGATTTTTTTCACCTATAGAAGAAATACCTCCCGCCATAAATAGACCTCCTCTTACCACCATGCATCTGTATAAACAATACATTTTTTTATTTTATATTCCTTTAGAGTTTCCAATACTTCATATACTTTTTCTATTCCCACAGCAATCACAATATTGTACTCATCCGACAGTTTTACCATTTTTTCAAGTGAAATCACTTTTATTCCACAATAATAATTATCTACTTTATTTATATCTCTATCGGCGAAAAACTGTACATTTTGCGAATGACTTTCATAATATAATTTACCTATTTTGCCTGCCCCGTATACCACGCTCTTTTCAGTAAATTCTTTTTCCTCTACCATTTTTAATACATCTATTTTCTCTTTTAGTATTCTTTTATTCTCCTCAGACATTTCACTGAAATGCAATATATGAAAATATATTCTGCATAACTTTTCCGGTTTATCGCCCAATAATTCAAGTATCTTATCAAGGTATTTTAGTTTCATTTGAGCATTGCTTTTCTGCACATCATAATATCTTGTTTTTGACAAACTATTACTATGCATACGATAATCATATAAAACATCATTTATATAGCCTATACTTCCGTATCTAAAATACACTCGCAACCAATAGTCATAATCCTCCACCAAAAACATTTCCTTATCGTATTCTCCCACTTCTTTGAGAATTTCACGCCTATATAAAAAACATGCTCCTACAGCATTATTTACCAGCATATTTTCATTTTGGTAGAGTCTACTTTCTCCTTGAAGTGCCCCCGTTTCAGAAATAAATTTCATCTTTGCGCAGACCATCATTTCAGTTTTATTGTTTTCTAGGAAAGTATACATTTTCTCAAGAGCATCAATATGATAGATATTATCATCGGATGTCCAGGTTAAATATTCGCCTGTTGCTATTCTAAATCCCTTATTAAGTGATATGGGTATCTTTAGGTTTGTTTCATTATTGACTATATGAATTCTATTATCTTTATTAGCAAATATCTCGATTATCTTGCCTGTTTCATCAGTTGAACTATCATTGACAATAATTAATTCCCAATCTTTAAAGGATTGCGCGATTATACTTTTTATTGAATCACCAATAAATTTTGAGCCATTATATGTT contains:
- a CDS encoding glycosyltransferase family 2 protein — protein: MAGGISSIGEKNLSTLLLRFLQCNRSDIIYANDEVEFIKDKYLKTRVKNLSKAQPANAVVYLNKMVGDKTELNHIIELLKENNIILTIDNSVEASGYCLSELDKDIKVNFYGPCFSFCYRKVPDEFKVLAIIHVYNEEDVIEQTTMYLLSQGIDVYLIDNWSTDGTYEIIKKLVNNFPQRVFGRRYPENERKDYYDWYNQLMLSENISKKLNYNWYIHYDADEYRVAPWKGVTLKEAIYYIDSLGYNLIENTVIDFKVTKRDDSSIFMKDTWFDFGHRKAHFEQTKTWKKCENIDLKQSGGHLAKIDDPKVFPLKILNRHYPLRSYEHANKKIFNDRKPRYMVENKTRGWHGHYNNILNGNDIIVPQQGLIKWTEKTFDELYIQLFTGCGIEVETENLRDSIYKLQEKIDKGCLVSIYGAGKIGKLIYDELSSEYTIEHWVDKNYKRIQPMFGRCIESPSEIINSESRVIIAIEDESIAKSVEENLINMGVDYRRMLWEKW
- a CDS encoding glycosyltransferase family 2 protein — protein: MPRVSIVLPTYNGSKFIGDSIKSIIAQSFKDWELIIVNDSSTDETGKIIEIFANKDNRIHIVNNETNLKIPISLNKGFRIATGEYLTWTSDDNIYHIDALEKMYTFLENNKTEMMVCAKMKFISETGALQGESRLYQNENMLVNNAVGACFLYRREILKEVGEYDKEMFLVEDYDYWLRVYFRYGSIGYINDVLYDYRMHSNSLSKTRYYDVQKSNAQMKLKYLDKILELLGDKPEKLCRIYFHILHFSEMSEENKRILKEKIDVLKMVEEKEFTEKSVVYGAGKIGKLYYESHSQNVQFFADRDINKVDNYYCGIKVISLEKMVKLSDEYNIVIAVGIEKVYEVLETLKEYKIKKCIVYTDAWW
- a CDS encoding class I SAM-dependent methyltransferase; the encoded protein is MGKMVNSVGGVLIDYEFYPGEDLYSDGSIENTIYDAIVMNEESKILHSSNEWAVLYHLSDIRENIIEWCNIDRNSKVLEIGSGCGAVTSVLSNKAKSVDCVELSQRRTLINAERNKNKNNIKIYLGNFQDVEKKLGQYDVITLIGVLEYAGLYIHGKHPYTNLLRIVKKHLSNKGKIIIAIENKIGLKYLNGAPEDHMGQPYVGINDYVGCHDVRTFSGNELREMLKEVGLLKCNFYYPVPDYKLPMKIYSQDILPKPGDIRTYKTNYSKTRIYNFMEDVANDQISSDGMFEYMSNSFLIIAGKEFEEDVLFAKYNRERKCEYRISTKITNTEDGVRVVKSALTEEAFSHIKRIKENEENWVPANNMLKKGCGFIKEGKYYSGYIKGKTLVEILYKYRNDSDEFIKSVDELINKYYQPDKDNLIQFEKTTSFTEVFGDIYVENSMSYRITNIDLLFSNIIIDDTGNAYAIDFEWVFDFPIPYRFVSWRACKELYCVYMAYYKNFLSIDEYYAKLGFKDFEVIAFKQMEKNFGDYVCGFNRNEEYLHNYVKPFITPKMIIG